GCGGTGATCCTGATGGCCGGCCTGCAGGGCGCGGGCAAGACCACCACCACCGCCAAGCTGGCCAAGCACCTGATCGAAAAGCGCAAGAAGAAGGTGCTCACCGTGTCGGGCGACGTGTACCGGCCCGCCGCCATCGAGCAGCTCAAGACCGTGACGGCGCAGGCCGGTGCCGAGTGGTTCCCGAGCACGGCCGACCAAAAGCCCCTGGACATCGCCCGCGCGGCCATCGACTACGCCAAGCGGCATTACTTCGACGTGCTGCTGGTGGACACGGCCGGGCGCCTGGCCATCGACGAAGCCTTGATGAACGAAATCAAGGAACTGCACGCTGCGCTGAACCCGGTCGAGACGCTGTTCGTCGTCGATGCCATGCAGGGGCAGGACGCCATCAACACCGCCCGCGCCTTCAAGGAGGCGCTGCCGCTCACCGGTATCGTGCTGACCAAGCTGGACGGCGACTCGCGCGGCGGCGCGGCGCTGTCGGTGCGCCAGGTGACCGGTGCGCCCATCAAGTTCGCCGGGGTGTCTGAGAAGATCGACGGCCTGGAAGTGTTCGATGCCGAGCGCCATGCCGGCCGCATCCTGGGCATGGGCGACATCGTCGCGCTGGTCGAGCAGGTGAGCGCGGGCGTGGACATGGAGGCGGCGCAGAAGCTCGCGGCCAAGGTCAAGAGCGGCGACGGCTTCGACCTGAACGACTTCCTGTCGCAGCTGCAGCAGATGAAGCAGATGGGCGGCCTGTCCAGCCTCATGGACAAGCTGCCGGCCCAGTTCTCCGCCAAGGCCGGCCAGGTGGACATGGACAAGGCCGAGAAGGACATCCGCCGCAAGGAAGGCATCATCCAGAGCATGACGCCCCTGGAGCGCCGCAAGCCCGAGCTGATCAAGGCCACGCGCAAGAAGCGCATCGCCGCCGGCTCCGGTGTGCATGTGCAGGAGGTGAACCGCCTGCTGAACGAGTTCGATCAGATGCAGGGCATGATGAAGAAGATGAAGGGCGGCGGCCTCATGAAGATGATGAAGCGCATGGGTGGCATGAAGGGCCTGGGCGGCGGCGGGATGCCGAAGCTGCCGTTCTGACCCGAGCCCCGACGCCCGCCGTGCCGGTCGGATCGTAGGCACCGGCGGTGGTGTTTTGCTATAAAAAATATAGCGATATGCCCTAGTGAATCATGCGCTGGAGCCCGAAAAGACTTTGATCTGTCGGCGCCTGCGCTTGGTGGATGGAGCCCGATCTCCGAGCTTGGCCGATCGCCACGCGCTCGCACCGGCCCGGTCACCATTCACCTTCCCATAGAAAAAGCCGACCCGAGGGTCGGCTTTTTCATTGAAGCGCCGCGGTGGGTGGCGCGCGTTGGCAGGTGGATGCCGTTCAGGCCGCCTTCAGCACCGGGGCTGCGGAACGCAGGGGGCGGTTCTTCAGCTGGGTGGCATGCATCCATGCGCGGCGCAGGACGGGCGGAGACCATGCCTCTTCGGGGATCAGCAGCAGGCGCTGGGCCCGCACGGCACGACCCAGGGCGATCTGGCTGGAAACCACCACCAGCGGGATGGACAGGGCCAGCGGCAGGCCGACAGGCATGAGCCAGATCAGCGCGCTCGGGTCGATCAGCGCCACGCCCAAGCCCAGCAGGGCGATCACGCCGGTCATCGGGGCCAACTGGCGCACCGCATCGCTCCAGGGCACGGCGTTGGCTTCGCGGGGAGGCGACTTCCATTCCAGCTTCAGGCCGGTGAGGGCGATGATCACGAACAGCGAATGGGCCAGCATGCGGATCGGGGCCTGCAGGATGGCCAGCACGCTCTCCAGGCCGGCGCTCTTGATCAGGCTGGCGGTGCCGCCGTACTGCTTTTGCTCGCCCTTCATGAAGATCGCTGCCACGCCCAGAGCGCGGGGCAGGAACAGCATGCACAGCGTCCAGGCCCACAGCGCCATCAGTTCGCTGGGCAGGATATTCCAGTCGGACACCAGGCGGGCGCCGGCCAGCCAAAGGGCCGTACCGAAGGTGATGAAGGCCAGCCACAGGGGCGCCGACAGGTAGGCCATGGCGCCGGTGACGAACATGGCGCGGTGCACGGGATGGATGCCGGGCTCGGCCATCAGGCGGGCGTTCTGCAGGTTGCCTTGGCACCAGCGGCGGTCACGCTGCAGCTCGGACAGCAGGTCCGGCGGTTGTTGCTCATAGCTGCCGACCAGGTCGGACACCAGCCACACGTGGTAGCCGGCACGGCGCATCAGGGCTGCTTCCACGAAGTCGTGCGACATGATGCCGCCGCTCATGCCGCCGGTGCCCTTGATCGGGGCCAGCGCGCAGTGCTCCATGAAGGGCTGCACGCGGATGATCGCGTTGTGGCCCCAGTAGTGGGACTCGCCCAGTTGCCAGAACTGCATGCCCAGCGTGAACAGGCGGCCCGTCACGCGGGAGGCGAACTGCTGTGCACGGGCGTGCAGGGTGACGTGGCCGATGGCCTGGGTGGCGGTCTGGATGATGCCGGCGCGGGGATGCGCTTCCATCAGCTTGGCCATGGAGACGATGCAATCGCCGCTCATCACGCTGTCGGCGTCGAGCACGACCATGTAGCGGTAGTCCTTGCCCCAGCGGCGGCAGAAGTCGGCCACGTTGCCGGCCTTGCGGTGGCTGCGGCGGGTGCGCAGGCGGTAGTACACCTCGACCTGCGGCTGGTTGCCGTTGGCGGCCAGGGCGGCGCGCAGGTCTTCCCACGCGGCGCGCTCGGCGGCGGCGATCTTGGGGTCGTAGCTGTCGGACAGCACGAACACGTCGAAGGTCTTGGCATGCCCCGTGGCGGCCACGGATTCGCAGGTGGCGCGCAGGCCGGCGAACACGGTGGAGACGTCCTCGTTGCAGATCGGCATGATGATCGCCGTGCGTGCATCGGCGTTCAACGGGTTGTGGCGCACGCTGGCGGCGGACAGCGCGTGCGCGTCACCCCGCAGCATGACCCAGAAGCCCATCACGCCGGTCAGGAAGCCGGTGACGACCCAGGTGGAGAGCAGGGCGAACAGGGCGAGTTGGCCGTATTCGAGCCAGGCGCTGTCGTAGCTGGGCTGCACGCCTGCGAACAGCGTGGTGGCGAGCGCACTGCTGGCCACGGTCAGCAGCATGAACACCAGGCGGCGCTGCTGGGCGGCCTGTTGCCAGGTTTCGGTGATTTCAGAACCCTCGGCGGGGCGGTTGCGCTGGCCGTTCAGGCGCATGAGCAAGGCGGTACCGATGCTGTTCCAGAAGCCGCGCCATGGCAGGGGCGCCATGGAGCCGCGGTGCACCGGCGGTGCGGTGAGCGAGTTGGGGTGACGCTCTTCGCGCAGCGTGCTGCGGTCCGAGGCCACCGGCCGGGGGTACGTGGCGCCGCGCCGCGCCACCACGGCGGGTGCGTGCGCGACAGCGCCGACACGTCCTGCACGGGAAGATTGATGTGGGTCCATGGTTCCCTCACTGCGAAGTTGGGTTGTCGTTGGGGAAGAAGCGGCCGTCCGGCTTTCGGCGACAAACGCGCCGAAGGCCGAGGACGGGGCCGGACGCGCAGAGGTTTCACCCCGGGCCGCCTGCGCCGGTGGCTGTCCTGCAGCCACTCCTGCTGCAGGTGTCCGGTTCGCTTCAGCGCGGTGCGCTGGGCGGGCGGTGGAGGAGGAAATTTCTTGCGTCATACCGGTCTATAGGGCAAACCCTGTGCCAGCTTCTGAAAGTCTTTTTAAATCAAAGACTTACGAAGTTTTTGGTCTGTAAGTGGTTGTGCGGCGCAGCAAAACCACCTCAAAACGGCCGAATCTGTCGGGATTCAGCGACCCATCCCTGGGTCGGAAACCACATTTCCTTTGAAATCAACGACTTAGTCCTGTCGCTCATCGGCGACATCGTCTGCCGCGCCCGCATCGGCCTTGAAATTGCCGGGGGTCAGCGCGTGCTTTTGCAGCAGCCGGTAGAACTCGGTCCGGTTGCGCTGCGCCAGGCGGGCGGCGTCGGCCACGTTGCCGTCCGTCATCTTGAGCAGGTCCACCAGATACTCCCGTTCGAACCGCTGGCGGGCCTCTGCGAAGCTGAGCACCTGGGCCGAGGGCGTGCGCAGGGCGCGCTGTACGAGGCCCAGCGACACCAGGGGCGTGGTGGACAGGGCGCAGACCTGTTCCACCACGTTGAAGAGCTGCCGCACGTTGCCGGGCCAGGCGGCCGTGGTCAGCGCCTTCAAGGCCTCCGGCGAGAAGCCGGACAGGCGCTTGTCGTACTTGCGGGCCAGGTTGTCCAGGAAGTGGTTGGCCAGCAGCGCGATGTCCTCGCGCCGGTCGCCCAGCGTGGGCAGGGTCAGCGTGACCACGTTCAGGCGGTAGTAGAGGTCTTCCCGGAACTGGGCGGCGGCCATGGCCGTTTCCAGATCCCGGTGGGTGGCCGAGATGATGCGCACGTTCACCGGCGTCGCCTGGCTCGCGCCCACCGGGCGCACGGCACGCTCTTGCAGCACGCGCAGCAGCTTGACCTGCAGGGCGGGCGGCATATCGCCGATTTCGTCGAGCAGCAGCGTACCGCCGTCCGCCGCCTGGAACAGGCCCTTGTGGTTGGTCACCGCATCGGTGAACGCGCCCTTCATGTGGCCGAACAGTTCGGATTCGAGCAGCGCCTCGGGAATGGCGCCGCAGTTGACCGCCACGAAGGGCCGGCTGGCGCGGGGGCTGGCGCGGTGGATGGCGCGTGCCAGCAATTCCTTGCCGGTGCCGCTGTCGCCCAGCAGCAGCACGCTGGCATCGGACTGCGCCACCATGTGGGCCTCGGCCAGCAGGTCCGCCATGCGGTTGGAGCGGCTGATGATCTCGGCGCGCCAGGCGTCGTCGGCGCGGGTGGCCTGGGCCGTGGGCGTGCTGAACGCCAGGGCCTGGGCGATCTTGTCCAGCAGGTCCTTGGCGTCGTAGGGCTTGGTGAGGTAGGTGAAGACACCGCGCGCCGTGGCCTCCACCGCATCGGGAATCGTGCCGTGCGCGGTCAGCAGGATGACCGGCAGCGAGGGGTGGCGCGAGCGCACCTCGTCGAACAGCGCCAGGCCGTCGCGCCCCGGCAGCCGGACGTCGCTCAGCACGAGCTGGGGACGGTCGATGTCCAGCTGCGCGAGCGCAGCCTCGGCGGAGGTCACCGCCGTGACCTCGTATCCCGCGCCCTGCAGGCGCAGGGACAGCAGCCGCAGCATGTCGGCGTCGTCGTCCACCACAAGGATGCGTTGGCGGTGTCCGGAGGAAGCTTTCATGGTGGCGATCGGTTGGCGGTCAGCGTTGGGGTTCTGCGGCGGGAGGGGGTTGCGCGCCCTTGGCGGGGTCGTTGACGCCGCCGGGCCGCGCGTTCAGGCTGCGCTCGATGGCGCGCATGGCCTCTAGCCGGTCGTTCAACTGGTCGATCCGCCGCTGAGCATCGCGCAGTTGCTGGTTCTGCCGGTCCAACTGGTCTTCCAGCCGGCGCTGTTGCAGCAGCCGGCCTTCCAGCAGGCGGGCCAGGGGATGCAAGGCCGGTGCGGGCGCCGTGGTGTCGGCCATCACGCGCTGCACCAGCCCGAGAGCCCGGGCCGTGTCGGGCGGCTGGCGCGTGTGCATGAGCACGATGGCCAGCTGCAGCGGCTTTTCGGGCGACTGCTGCTGTGCGTTGGACAGCTGCGTGATCTCGGCGGCAAGCTCTGCCGTGCCCATGCTGCGCACCTTGTCCGCGTACTGCAGCATCTGCCGCGGAACGGAAGGCCGCTGGCTGCCGTTGTTGTCCTTGCTGGCGGGTTCGGACACCGGGGCGGGGGGCTCGTCGGGCTCTTCCTTCGGCGGCGGGGTGGTGGGTGCGGGCACTTCCACGGGCGGAGGTGGCGGTGGCGCCGCCGGCGGTGGATTGGCGCAGCCCGTGCTCAGCAGGGCCACCGCCAGCAGCAGGCCGGCCGGCCCGGTGCTGCGCGCACCGAAGACCGCTCGCGGGACAGAGTGCGACGGGAAATCAGGAGACATGGGGCAATTCAATGCGGAAGGGGGTGCGTTCGCCGTCTTCCACAAGGGTGACGTGACCGCCGTGGGCGCTCACGTATTCCTGGACGATGGACAGGCCGATGCCCGTGCCGCGTGCGGCGTCCTCGGGTTGGCGCACACCCCGGTAAAACGGTTCGAAGATGCGGGAGCGGTCATTCTCATGCACTCCGGGGCCGTCATCCGCGAAATCGATGCGAATCCGGTCGGGAAAACGTGACAAGGTGATCCGAATCGTTCCGCCGCGCGGCGAAAAACGGATGGCGTTCGACAGCAGGTTGCTGACCGCCGGTGCGATCTTCTCCGCGTCGATCTGCAGCGCCACCGGCGCGCCTTCCACCACCACGTCGAGCTTCTTGGCCTGCCAGTGCAGGCGCTGGGCCTCCACCTGGCTTTCGATGAGCGCGAGCAGGTCGGTCTCCGCGCGGCGCAACTGGCGCGCCTCGAACGCCGCTGCATTGAAGCGCAGCAGCGCCTCGATCTCGCCCTGCAGCACCAGGGTGTTCTGGTGCAGGATGTCCACCACCTCGCGCTGGCCTTCGGTCAGCTCGCCCGTCACGCCGTCCTGCAGCAGCGCCACGCCTTCGCGCATCGAGGCCAGCGGCGTCTTGAGTTCATGGGAGACGTGCCGCAGGAAGCGGGCTTTGTCGGCATCCAACTCCAGCAGCCGCATGCGGAGCCATTCCAGCTGCTGGCCCACGCGGCGGATGTCCACCGGGCCGGACAGGTCCACCGCCTGCGACAGGTCGTTCTCGCCCAGCAGGCGGATGGCGTGCTCCATGCGCTTGAACGGCCGGGCCAGCCAGATGCCGAAGGCCAGCGCCAGGGCGAGCGCCAGCACGATCACGCCCACCACCTGGTGCGTCACCTCGCGCCGGCTGGCCTCGATCTTCTCCAGCAGCTCGGTGCTGCGCTGCGCATTCATGTCCTGCACGGTCTGGGCGATGGTGCCGTTGAGCGCGTCCAGTTCAAGGAATAGCGCCGCCACCACCCGCTCGTTTTCCAGCGACAGTGCCGCGGGGCCGTCCAGCAGCGACGTGACCTCGCCCAGGTGCTTGCGCCACTGGTTGGCCAGGTCCGGCGGCAGGCCCTTGGCCTCCAGCCGCTGCAGGATGTCGCGGGCCTCGCGCGAGACTTCGTCGAACCGCCGCCGCAGCGACTTGTCGGCCAGCACCAGGGACTGGCGCGCCGCGCGCTCCAGTGTCTGGCTGCGCCCGTTCAGGCTCTGCGCCGAAGCGTTGAGCTGGATCGCTTCGGCCGCACCGTTGCGGCTCTGGCCCATCAGCTGCTCCAGCGTGAAGATCGCCCGCAGCGAGCTGGCGCCCAGCAGCCCGGCGATCAGGAGGAAGGCCAGCAGCAGCATCTGCTGGAACGACAGGCCGCCCAAGGCCGCGACCCCTTGCTGCCGGCGCAGGAAGCGCATCGCGAATGCCACGCCCATGCGGCTCAGTGCGCCAGCGCCGGCTCGCGCACCACGACCTCGCCGCGCAGGGTGTAGGCCTTGGCCTCGGTGATGGCCACGTCCACCATCTGCCCCACCAGCCGGGGCTGGCCGACGAAGTTGACGACGCGGTTGCATTCGGTGCGGCCCATCAGCTCGCTGGCGTCGCGCTTGGAGGCGCCTTCGACCAGGATGCGCTGCACCGTGCCCACGCGGCTTTCGCTGATCGACTTGATGTTGCCGTTGATCACGGCCTGCAGTTCCTGCAGGCGGCGCAGCTTCACCTCGTGCGGTGTGTCGTCGTGCAGGCTGGCGGCCGGCGTGCCCGGGCGCGGGCTGAAGATGAAGCTGAAGCTGTTGTCAAAGTGCACGTCGTCGATGAGCTTCATCATCTTGCGGAAGTCCTCTTCCGTCTCGCCTGGGAATCCCACGATGAAGTCGCTGCTCATGGCCAGGTTCGGCCGGATCGCGCGCAACTTGCGCACGGTGCTCTTGTATTCCATGGCGGTATAGCCCCGCTTCATGGCCATGAGGATGCGGTCGGAGCCGTGCTGGACCGGCAGGTGCAGGTGGCTGGCCAGCTTAGGAATGCGCGCATAGGCCTCGATCAGGCGCGGCGTGAATTCGTTGGGGTGGCTGGTGGTGTAGCGGATGCGCTCGATGCCTGGAATGTCGGCCACGTATTCCAGCAGCAGCGCGAAGTCGGCGATTTCCGCCGTGTCGCCCATCTTGCCCAGGTAGGCGTTCACGTTCTGGCCCAGCAGCGTGATCTCTTTCACGCCCTGGTCGGCGAGCCCCGCGACCTCGACCAGCACGTCGTCGAACGGCCGGCTCACCTCTTCGCCGCGGGTGTAGGGCACCACGCAGTAGCTGCAGTACTTGCTGCAGCCTTCCATGATGGAGACGAAGGCGCTGGCGCCTTCCACGCGCGCGGGGGGCAGGTGGTCGAACTTCTCGATCTCGGGAAAGCTGATGTCCACCTGCGGGCGGCGCTGCACCTCGCGCTGGGTCAGCAGCTCGGGCAGGCGGTGCAGCGTCTGCGGGCCGAACACCACGTCCACGTAGGGCGCGCGCTTGATGATCTCGGTGCCTTCCTGGCTGGCCACGCAGCCGCCCACGCCGATCTTCACGCCCCGCTCTTTCAGGTGCTTGATGCGCCCGAGGTCGCTGAAGACCTTCTCTTGCGCCTTCTCGCGCACCGAGCAGGTGTTGAAGAGGATCAGATCCGCCTCGTCCACGTTCTGCGTGGGCTCGTAGCCCTGGGCGGCATGCAGCACGTCGGCCATCTTGTCCGAGTCGTACTCGTTCATCTGGCAGCCGAAGGTTTTGATGAAGACTTTTTTGCTCATGGGGAATCTCTGGTGTCGGTAGCGCTGCCCGCGGCCAATGGCGGGCGGGGCCGTTCGTGCGGCTGGAAAGGGATGGCGCACCCAGCGGCCGCAGCGCTGGCGGCGCCAGAGCCTATTTATCGCTTGGGAATCTCGGATTCGAAGATGAAATTGCGGTCCGTCGCCGTCGCACCCTTGCGCGGCTGGGCCGCTTCGTCCTTGCTGAGGATCCAGGCGGTCAGCAGCATGCCGGTGCTCGCCTCGACGACATAGTTCACCGTGAACTTCTGCCCGATCACCGAGTGGGCCATGACCAGCGTGTTCTGCGGGCTGAGCAGGCGCATGCCAGGGGCCATGCGGATGGCCTTGCCATCCAGCTGCGCATCGACGGTGCTGTTGATGGCCAGCGTGCCGCGCAGGGCATTTTCAGGAAAGGTGCGCACGCCGCCCAGGGGGGCGACCACCTGGGCCGCGGCGGGCAGGACCGCGCCGCAGAGCAGGGCGCCGGCCAGCAAGGGCGCGAAGAGAAAGGAAAACGGGACAGTGGGGCAGCGGTTCATGGTTTACATCCAGGGGCTGGGGGCGCGATTTTACGTGCAGGCCCGAGATGATCGCCGGCCGCGTTGGAGGGGGCGACAAGAAAAGTCTTGAACGCCAAAAAAGTCGCGCTATAATTGAGGGCTTAGGCGCTTTAGCTCAGTCGGTTAGAGCGATGGAATCATAATCCACAGGTCCGCGGTTCGAATCCGTGAAGCGCCACCAACACCAAAAACCCGTTGTGAGTCAAGCACTTACAGCGGGTTTTGTCTTTTCGGTGGGTCGGTGGTTGGTGAGACGGTCATGGCCCACAGGCTCCCGAACCTCTGCAAGTCGAGGCATGGTGTTTACTATCTTCGGACGTACAGCGATAGCAGAGAGACAAAGGTATCGCTGAGGACAAAGGACTTCAATACTGCGAAAATTTTGATGTCGCAGTACCACTTCTGGAAGTCCATGTCAATCAAGAAGTTTGAGGCGGATATCGCCAAAGGCATTTTCAAGACTGATGGGAGCCTCTCACAACCCCATGTTTGACGAATCCGAATAGGGAGGAGTGGGCGCCAGTAGCCGTTTGAGCGTGATGAGGCCCAGCAACGGTCTGCGCCTGGGTGCATGAGGG
This region of Acidovorax sp. GBBC 1281 genomic DNA includes:
- the mdoH gene encoding glucans biosynthesis glucosyltransferase MdoH yields the protein MDPHQSSRAGRVGAVAHAPAVVARRGATYPRPVASDRSTLREERHPNSLTAPPVHRGSMAPLPWRGFWNSIGTALLMRLNGQRNRPAEGSEITETWQQAAQQRRLVFMLLTVASSALATTLFAGVQPSYDSAWLEYGQLALFALLSTWVVTGFLTGVMGFWVMLRGDAHALSAASVRHNPLNADARTAIIMPICNEDVSTVFAGLRATCESVAATGHAKTFDVFVLSDSYDPKIAAAERAAWEDLRAALAANGNQPQVEVYYRLRTRRSHRKAGNVADFCRRWGKDYRYMVVLDADSVMSGDCIVSMAKLMEAHPRAGIIQTATQAIGHVTLHARAQQFASRVTGRLFTLGMQFWQLGESHYWGHNAIIRVQPFMEHCALAPIKGTGGMSGGIMSHDFVEAALMRRAGYHVWLVSDLVGSYEQQPPDLLSELQRDRRWCQGNLQNARLMAEPGIHPVHRAMFVTGAMAYLSAPLWLAFITFGTALWLAGARLVSDWNILPSELMALWAWTLCMLFLPRALGVAAIFMKGEQKQYGGTASLIKSAGLESVLAILQAPIRMLAHSLFVIIALTGLKLEWKSPPREANAVPWSDAVRQLAPMTGVIALLGLGVALIDPSALIWLMPVGLPLALSIPLVVVSSQIALGRAVRAQRLLLIPEEAWSPPVLRRAWMHATQLKNRPLRSAAPVLKAA
- a CDS encoding sigma 54-interacting transcriptional regulator, with translation MKASSGHRQRILVVDDDADMLRLLSLRLQGAGYEVTAVTSAEAALAQLDIDRPQLVLSDVRLPGRDGLALFDEVRSRHPSLPVILLTAHGTIPDAVEATARGVFTYLTKPYDAKDLLDKIAQALAFSTPTAQATRADDAWRAEIISRSNRMADLLAEAHMVAQSDASVLLLGDSGTGKELLARAIHRASPRASRPFVAVNCGAIPEALLESELFGHMKGAFTDAVTNHKGLFQAADGGTLLLDEIGDMPPALQVKLLRVLQERAVRPVGASQATPVNVRIISATHRDLETAMAAAQFREDLYYRLNVVTLTLPTLGDRREDIALLANHFLDNLARKYDKRLSGFSPEALKALTTAAWPGNVRQLFNVVEQVCALSTTPLVSLGLVQRALRTPSAQVLSFAEARQRFEREYLVDLLKMTDGNVADAARLAQRNRTEFYRLLQKHALTPGNFKADAGAADDVADERQD
- the miaB gene encoding tRNA (N6-isopentenyl adenosine(37)-C2)-methylthiotransferase MiaB yields the protein MSKKVFIKTFGCQMNEYDSDKMADVLHAAQGYEPTQNVDEADLILFNTCSVREKAQEKVFSDLGRIKHLKERGVKIGVGGCVASQEGTEIIKRAPYVDVVFGPQTLHRLPELLTQREVQRRPQVDISFPEIEKFDHLPPARVEGASAFVSIMEGCSKYCSYCVVPYTRGEEVSRPFDDVLVEVAGLADQGVKEITLLGQNVNAYLGKMGDTAEIADFALLLEYVADIPGIERIRYTTSHPNEFTPRLIEAYARIPKLASHLHLPVQHGSDRILMAMKRGYTAMEYKSTVRKLRAIRPNLAMSSDFIVGFPGETEEDFRKMMKLIDDVHFDNSFSFIFSPRPGTPAASLHDDTPHEVKLRRLQELQAVINGNIKSISESRVGTVQRILVEGASKRDASELMGRTECNRVVNFVGQPRLVGQMVDVAITEAKAYTLRGEVVVREPALAH
- the ffh gene encoding signal recognition particle protein translates to MASALTEKLTRLVKEMRGQARITESNVQDMLREVRMALLEADVALPVVRDFIARVKEKALGQEVLGSLKPGQTLVSIVNRELAATMGEGIADINLAAQPPAVILMAGLQGAGKTTTTAKLAKHLIEKRKKKVLTVSGDVYRPAAIEQLKTVTAQAGAEWFPSTADQKPLDIARAAIDYAKRHYFDVLLVDTAGRLAIDEALMNEIKELHAALNPVETLFVVDAMQGQDAINTARAFKEALPLTGIVLTKLDGDSRGGAALSVRQVTGAPIKFAGVSEKIDGLEVFDAERHAGRILGMGDIVALVEQVSAGVDMEAAQKLAAKVKSGDGFDLNDFLSQLQQMKQMGGLSSLMDKLPAQFSAKAGQVDMDKAEKDIRRKEGIIQSMTPLERRKPELIKATRKKRIAAGSGVHVQEVNRLLNEFDQMQGMMKKMKGGGLMKMMKRMGGMKGLGGGGMPKLPF
- a CDS encoding sensor histidine kinase gives rise to the protein MAFAMRFLRRQQGVAALGGLSFQQMLLLAFLLIAGLLGASSLRAIFTLEQLMGQSRNGAAEAIQLNASAQSLNGRSQTLERAARQSLVLADKSLRRRFDEVSREARDILQRLEAKGLPPDLANQWRKHLGEVTSLLDGPAALSLENERVVAALFLELDALNGTIAQTVQDMNAQRSTELLEKIEASRREVTHQVVGVIVLALALALAFGIWLARPFKRMEHAIRLLGENDLSQAVDLSGPVDIRRVGQQLEWLRMRLLELDADKARFLRHVSHELKTPLASMREGVALLQDGVTGELTEGQREVVDILHQNTLVLQGEIEALLRFNAAAFEARQLRRAETDLLALIESQVEAQRLHWQAKKLDVVVEGAPVALQIDAEKIAPAVSNLLSNAIRFSPRGGTIRITLSRFPDRIRIDFADDGPGVHENDRSRIFEPFYRGVRQPEDAARGTGIGLSIVQEYVSAHGGHVTLVEDGERTPFRIELPHVS